The Candidatus Hydrogenedentota bacterium DNA window TGAACGCGCTGCTCGCGGAACTGGACCTGCAACTGAAACCGGCTTTGCTGGTGCTTAACAAGACGGACTTGTGCGCGCCGGACGAGGCTGCCGGCCTGGCGCAGCGCCTGGACGGCGTCGCCGTCAGCGCCTTGGCGCCTGAAACGTTCGGGCCGCTGCTGGAAGCCATGGAGAAACGGTTGTGGTCGGAATCGGTCTTAAAACCGTCTTGCCCCGTACCTGCCCCGTAGCCGCCGCCCTGTGTGTGCTGTTCGCGGCGGCTTGTGCGTGGCCCGCCGGCGCGCCGGACGCGGCGCCTTATCTCAATCGCTATGATGCGGCCATGCGCGATGCCGCCGCAGCCTGGCAGCAGGGCGATGCGGCAAGCGCGCGCCGGCACCGGGGCGCCGCGGCCAAGGCATTGGAAGAGGCCATCCTTGTTTTCGACGAGGCCGGCGCGGCCGGTTCCGACGACCCGGAACTGCTCCGGCCGTACGCCGCGCTGCGCAACCTGGCTGGGGATTACGACCTGGCCGCCGAGGCGCTTGAACGCGCGGTGTCCCTGAAGCCGGACGACGCCAGGCTCCGGGTCGAGCTGGGCCGGAACCTTGCGCGCATTGGGCCGGGCAGGCGTCAGGACGCATTCGATGTGCTGCGCCGCGTCGTTGAATCGGGGCCGGATACGCCGGAGGCCGCCACCGCGCATCACGAACTGGGGTTGCTCTACTTGGAAGAGCGTCTTCCCGAATTTGCCAGGGAGCACCTGGAACACGCGAAGCGGCTGGACCCTGCAAACGCGCGCGTGGGATTGGCGCTTGCGGCCCTGCAGGCGCGTGACGGGGACGTCGCGGGCGCGTGGGCGCGGATACGGGAACTGGGCGCGGGCGTGATGGAGCACGACGCCGAATTGCGCATGCTCTTGCGCGTGACCTTGGCCGATTCCGACAGGCTGGGCCGGTCGTTTCCAGACACCGCCGAAAACCACGCGGCCTATGCGCGCCTGCTCTACCAGGCGGCGCGTATTCCGGAGGCCGTGACCGCGGCGCACCGCGCCACGGTCTTGAACCCGCGGGACGCAGATACCTGGAAGTTCCTCGGAGACGTCCAGGGGCAACTCGGCAATCTTCCCCAGGCGCGCACCGCTTATGAGAAGTCCCTGGAAGTGAACCCGGACCAGCCGCTCGTGCGCCAGCGGCTCGAACGGTTGCAGCAAACCCTGCAGGACCGGCAATAACGGCGCGTCGAAGGGTACGGGGCTGGCTGCCGCGGAAATACGGGCTTCCTGCAAGAGATTGTCTCGGAATAGTCTCCCGGCAC harbors:
- a CDS encoding tetratricopeptide repeat protein, encoding MVGIGLKTVLPRTCPVAAALCVLFAAACAWPAGAPDAAPYLNRYDAAMRDAAAAWQQGDAASARRHRGAAAKALEEAILVFDEAGAAGSDDPELLRPYAALRNLAGDYDLAAEALERAVSLKPDDARLRVELGRNLARIGPGRRQDAFDVLRRVVESGPDTPEAATAHHELGLLYLEERLPEFAREHLEHAKRLDPANARVGLALAALQARDGDVAGAWARIRELGAGVMEHDAELRMLLRVTLADSDRLGRSFPDTAENHAAYARLLYQAARIPEAVTAAHRATVLNPRDADTWKFLGDVQGQLGNLPQARTAYEKSLEVNPDQPLVRQRLERLQQTLQDRQ